A portion of the Rhinopithecus roxellana isolate Shanxi Qingling chromosome 21, ASM756505v1, whole genome shotgun sequence genome contains these proteins:
- the ZNF24 gene encoding zinc finger protein 24 — MSAQSVEEDSILIIPTPDEEEKILRVKLEEDPDGEEGSSIPWNHLPDPEIFRQRFRQFGYQDSPGPREAVSQLRELCRLWLRPETHTKEQILELVVLEQFVAILPKELQTWVRDHHPENGEEAVTVLEDLESELDDPGQPVSLRRRKREVLVEDMVSQEEAQGLPSSELDAVENQLKWASWELHSLRHCDDDGRTENGALAPKQELPSAVESHEVPGTLNMGVPQIFKYGETCFPKGRFERKRNPSRKKQHICDECGKHFSQGSALILHQRIHSGEKPYGCVECGKAFSRSSILVQHQRVHTGEKPYKCLECGKAFSQNSGLINHQRIHTGEKPYECVQCGKSYSQSSNLFRHQRRHNAEKLLNVVKV; from the exons ATGTCTGCACAGTCAGTGGAAGAAGATTCAATACTTATCATCCCAACTCCagatgaagaggaaaaaattCTGAGAGTGAAGTTGGAGGAGGATCCTGATGGCGAAGAGGGATCAAGTATCCCCTGGAACCATCTCCCAGACCCAGAGATTTTCCGACAGCGATTCAGGCAGTTTGGATACCAGGATTCACCTGGGCCCCGTGAGGCTGTGAGCCAGCTCCGAGAACTTTGCCGTCTGTGGCTCAGGCCAGAGACGCACACAAAAGAGCAAATCTTGGAGCTGGTAGTGCTGGAGCAGTTTGTTGCCATCCTACCCAAAGAGCTACAGACTTGGGTTCGAGATCATCATCCAGAGAATGGAGAGGAGGCAGTGACAGTGCTGGAGGATTTGGAGAGTGAACTTGATGACCCTGGACAACCG GTTTCTCTCCGTCGACGAAAACGGGAAGTACTAGTAGAAGACATGGTATCTCAAGAAGAAGCTCAGGGATTACCAAGTTCTGAGCTTGATGCTGTGGAGAACCAGCTCAAGTGGGCATCCTGGGAGCTCCATTCCCTAAGGCACTGTG atGATGATGGTAGGACTGAAAATGGAGCACTAGCTCCAAAGCAGGAGCTTCCTTCAGCAGTAGAATCCCATGAAGTTCCTGGTACTCTCAATATGGGTGTTCCtcagatttttaaatatggaGAAACCTGTTTCCCCAAGGGCAGgtttgaaagaaagagaaatcccTCTCGAAAGAAACAACATATATGTGATGAATGTGGAAAACACTTCAGTCAGGGCTCAGCCCTTATTCTTCATCAAAGAATTCACAGTGGGGAGAAACCTTATGGATGTGTTGAGTGTGGGAAAGCATTCAGCCGAAGTTCCATTCTTGTGCAACACCAGAGAGtccacactggagaaaaaccttacaaatgtcttgaatgtgggaaagcctttagcCAGAATTCAGGGcttattaatcatcagagaatcCATACTGGGGAGAAACCTTATGAATGCGTTCAGTGTGGGAAATCGTATAGTCAAAGCTCAAATCTTTTTAGACATCAGAGAAGACACAACGCAGAAAAACTTCTGAATGTTGTGAAAgtttaa